The following DNA comes from Kaistia sp. 32K.
CTGCGTGCGCCCTCCCCGCCCGACACCAACCGTCGGCCCAAGGCCTTCTAGCCGCGTCACGGGGGCCGAGCAGGAGGCGAGGCCGCTTCTCCCGCTCCAAGGCGCTTCATGGCTCGTACAGGGGCTCTGGAAGGGCCACCGGGCGGCCAACGACGCCGGGCAGGCTTCGAGAGCGCTATTCCCTGATGGGCGACTGCCGGCAAGCGTCTGGGCCTCACACTGCCCGCCAGGTGGCAGCGAACCAGGAGAACGTTGCAGGACGAAAATCAACGATGAGGAGAGAAGAAGAAATGGCGGGAGTGACGGGGCTCGAACCCGCGACCTCCGGCGTGACAGGCCGGCGCTCTAACCAACTGAGCTACACCCCCGCGGGTGCCCCTTTCGGGCGTCACGGCCAAGGGCCGCGTCGTGCTTGCGGATCGGGTCAATCTGGCCATGGCCAGACCGTCGCTGCGATCCGCAGTTCCAGGCAGTACGTGACGATGTCACCTGCTTGGGAAAGAATGGCGGGAGTGACGGGGCTCGAACCCGCGACCTCCGGCGTGACAGGCCGGCGCTCTAACCAACTGAGCTACACCCCCGCTGGGGTCCTCTTTCGAGGCCGCCGCAGCTCGTCGCCGCGTCGTTGTTGAGCGCTGAAGTACGGTACCGCCCTATCCAAGTCAAGCGCGCTTTCCGGAGCCATTGTGGAAAACCGGACCCATTGCCGGCGAACCGTTGCCCAGCCTCAAAAGCCACTTTCGACAACGCGAACAAGGAGCCGCCCCTGCCCTCGCGGGCCTCGCCATCGCGTTCGGAAGCAGCATCCGGCGCGGCGGGACAAAAGATCATCTGTGTGGAGGGGGCAGACGACGAAACTGACCGCAGCAAAGCATGGGCATGCCGCGCGTCCGCAAGGGGGGCTGATTTCGACGTCGCCGGGAGGGCCGGGAATGGTGGGCGGTGAGAGACTCGAACTCCCGACATCCTCGGTGTAAACGAGGCGCTCTACCAACTGAGCTAACCGCCCGGAAAATCGTCCGGCGCCGAGACGTGTAGGCGAAAGTCGCCCCGTCTTTCAAGGCCATAAGCGCGCCATCCACGGCGCGGTCAAAAAAAACGGCCTCGCGCCGCGAAGGCGCAAGGCCGTCAAAACCCAACAAGCCTGACTATGGCTTAGTTGACGGCGTCCTTCAGGCCCTTGCCGGCCTTGAACTTCGGCGTCTTGGAAGCGGCGATCTGGATCGTCTCGCCGGTACGCGGATTGCGACCCTCGCTGGCGGCGCGGGAAGCCACGCTGAAATTACCAAAACCGATGATCTTGACTTCGTCACCCGACTTCAGGGCAGCCGTGATCACGTCGAACGTTGCGTCGACAGCCTCGGCGGCGGCGGCCTTGGACACGCCGGTACGCTCGGCGACGGCAGCGATGAGATCGTTCTTGTTAGCCATGGATGATCCTTTCTCAGGTCTTGAGTCGGGACGATTCGCATGACCCGACCGAGCGCGAGAAATCCCTGAAAAACGGACGGATGGCAAGAGAAACTGGCAGAATTCTGCGCTTTTGGACCAGAAATCAGCGAATTTCGATACAAAAACGCCCGCCAGAGTGGCGGGCGTCCTGTTTTGCGCGGAAAACCGCCCCTTAATGGGCAGTCAGAGCCGCCGCCGCATCGTCGTCTGCGACGACCGTCTTATCGGCCACGACCTTGCTTTCGTCCCAGGTGATCGGCTCGGGTTTGCGAACCAAGGCATGGGTCAGCACGTCGTCCATCCGGGCGACCGGGATGATCTCGAGGCCGTTCTTCACATTGTCCGGGATCTCGGCGAGATCCTTCGCATTGTCCTCGGGAATCATCACCGTCTTGATCCCGGCGCGCAGCGCCGCGAGCAGCTTCTCCTTCAGACCGCCGATCGGCAGCACGCGACCACGCAGCGTGATCTCGCCCGTCATGGCGACGTCCTTGCGGACGGCGATGCCTGTCATCGTCGAGACGATCGCCGTCACCATCGCGATACCGGCCGACGGGCCATCCTTCGGCGTCGCGCCTTCCGGCACGTGCACGTGGATGTCGCGCCGGTCGAACAGCGGCGGCTCGATGCCGAAATCAACCGCGCGCGAGCGGACGTAGGACGCCGCCGCGGAGATCGATTCCTTCATCACGTCGCGCAGGTTGCCGGTGACGGTCATGCGGCCCTTGCCGGGCATCATGACGCCTTCGATCGTCAGGATCTCGCCGCCGACTTCCGTCCAGGCGAGACCCGTCACGACACCGACCTGGTCCTCGAGCTCCGCCTCGCCGTAGCGATAGCGGGGTGCGCCGAGATAATCCTCGACGACCTGCTCGGTGACCTCGACCGACTTCACCTTGGTCAGCAGGATGTCCTTGACCGCCTTGCGCGCCAGCGTGGCCAGATCGCGCTCGAGGCTACGGACACCCGCCTCGCGGGTGTAGCGACGGATGATGAAGCGGAGCGCCTCCTCGCCGACCGAGAACTCCTTCTCGTTCAGGCCGTGATTCTTCACGACCTTCGGCAGAAGGTGGTTGCGGGCGATGGCGAGCTTCTCATCCTCGGTGTATCCGGCGATCCGGATGATCTCCATGCGGTCCATCAACGGGCCGGGGATGTTCAGCGTGTTCGCCGTCGTCACGAACATCACGTTCGACAGGTCGTAGTCGACCTCGAGGTAATGATCGTTGAACGTGCTGTTCTGCTCCGGATCCAGCACCTCGAGCAGCGCCGACGACGGATCGCCCCGGAAGTCCTGGCCCATCTTGTCGATCTCGTCGAGCAGGAAGAGCGGATTGGACTTCTTCGCCTTCTTCATCGACTGGATGACCTTGCCGGGCATCGAGCCGATATAGGTGCGCCGGTGGCCACGGATCTCGGCCTCGTCGCGCACGCCGCCGAGCGACATGCGGACATATTCACGGCCGGTCGCCTTGGCGATCGAACGGGCGAGCGAGGTCTTGCCGACGCCCGGAGGGCCGACGAGGCAGAGGATCGGCCCCTTCAGCGTGTTGGCGCGGCTCTGCACGGCCAGATACTCGATGATCCGGTCCTTGACCTTGTCGAGGCTGTAGTGATCGGCATCGAGCACCTCCTGCGCGAAACGCAGGTCGTGCTTGACCTTGGAGCGCTTGCCCCACGGAATGCCGAGCAGCCAGTCGAGATAGTTGCGGACCACCGTCGCTTCGGCCGACATCGGCGACATCTGGCGGAGCTTCTTCAGCTCGCCCATCGCCTTCTCGTTGGCTTCCTTCGACAGCTTGGTCTTGGCGATACGTTCCTCGAGTTCGGCGAGTTCGTCCTTGCCGTCCTCCTGGTCGCCCAGTTCCTTCTGGATCGCCTTCATCTGCTCGTTCAGATAGTACTCGCGCTGCGTCTTCTCCATCTGCCGCTTGACGCGGGAGCGGATGCGCTTCTCCACCTGAAGGACGGAGATCTCGCTTTCCATCAGGCCGAGCACACGCTCCAGCCGGCCGGCGACGGTCGGCAGAGCGAGGATCGCCTGCTTCTCGGGGATCTTGATGGCGAGGTGCGAGGCGACCGTGTCGGCAAGCTTCGAATAGTCGTCGATCTGCGTCACCGCGCCGACGACCTCGGGCGAAACCTTCTTGTTCAGCTTCACATAATTCTCGAACTCGGTCACGACCGAGCGGGCGAGCGCCTCCACCTCGACGCGATCGCCAACATCGTCCTCGAGCACGGTGGCATAGGCCTCGTAATAGGCCTCGTGGTCGGTGTAGCGCTGGATTTCGGCGCGCGCGATGCCCTCGACCAGAACCTTGACGGTTCCGTCCGGCAGCTTCAGGAGCTGGAGGACGCTGGCGAGCGTACCGACGGGGAAGATGGCTTCCGGCGCCGGATCGTCATCGCTGGCATTCTGCTGGGTGGCGAGGAGAATCTGCTTGTCCGCCCGCATCACCTCTTCCAGCGCACGGATGGATTTTTCTCGCCCGACAAACAGCGGCACGATCATGTGCGGGAATACGACGATGTCACGC
Coding sequences within:
- the lon gene encoding endopeptidase La, whose product is MTADTKRSIGLEAGDELYPVLPLRDIVVFPHMIVPLFVGREKSIRALEEVMRADKQILLATQQNASDDDPAPEAIFPVGTLASVLQLLKLPDGTVKVLVEGIARAEIQRYTDHEAYYEAYATVLEDDVGDRVEVEALARSVVTEFENYVKLNKKVSPEVVGAVTQIDDYSKLADTVASHLAIKIPEKQAILALPTVAGRLERVLGLMESEISVLQVEKRIRSRVKRQMEKTQREYYLNEQMKAIQKELGDQEDGKDELAELEERIAKTKLSKEANEKAMGELKKLRQMSPMSAEATVVRNYLDWLLGIPWGKRSKVKHDLRFAQEVLDADHYSLDKVKDRIIEYLAVQSRANTLKGPILCLVGPPGVGKTSLARSIAKATGREYVRMSLGGVRDEAEIRGHRRTYIGSMPGKVIQSMKKAKKSNPLFLLDEIDKMGQDFRGDPSSALLEVLDPEQNSTFNDHYLEVDYDLSNVMFVTTANTLNIPGPLMDRMEIIRIAGYTEDEKLAIARNHLLPKVVKNHGLNEKEFSVGEEALRFIIRRYTREAGVRSLERDLATLARKAVKDILLTKVKSVEVTEQVVEDYLGAPRYRYGEAELEDQVGVVTGLAWTEVGGEILTIEGVMMPGKGRMTVTGNLRDVMKESISAAASYVRSRAVDFGIEPPLFDRRDIHVHVPEGATPKDGPSAGIAMVTAIVSTMTGIAVRKDVAMTGEITLRGRVLPIGGLKEKLLAALRAGIKTVMIPEDNAKDLAEIPDNVKNGLEIIPVARMDDVLTHALVRKPEPITWDESKVVADKTVVADDDAAAALTAH
- a CDS encoding HU family DNA-binding protein, with amino-acid sequence MANKNDLIAAVAERTGVSKAAAAEAVDATFDVITAALKSGDEVKIIGFGNFSVASRAASEGRNPRTGETIQIAASKTPKFKAGKGLKDAVN